The window TCCTCGATCGGGCATGCATCACCACCATGTTCCTTTATCAACCCGCGCACGATATCTCGTATGATCTTCGCACGATCTCGACGGGTTTTTGTTGTTCCAACAGCGATCCAGTCGGCATCAAGCCTGCCTGTCTCAGGATCAACTCCCACCTGCAGAAGACTATCTTTTACGACCTTTATGATACGACTCGCATCCTCCTCTGTTACCTCCTCGCTCAACCGCATCCGTGCACACGCTTCACCCAGTCGCACAAGTGCCTCAAGCTGCCTTGCTGTGACGGGAACAGGCGCATCAGAACCGATACCCTGAGACCGCAGATCCACATAGAATTGTTTGAACTTCTCCTGTGCTTCTGTCGTCATAACAGGGAAGATGTTTCGCCGTGCGTATGCGATGTACTTTCTGAGAAGATCTGGTGAGATCTGCGGGACGTTCGCCAGGTCATCCTCACTATCGACACCTCTTGCTTTCAGTTCACCAGCGTGATGGGATTTGAGGATGTGCTCTGCGATTTTTGTATCGAGCACCTCGTCTGGGTCGTCCGTTAGTGTAAATATGAGATCAAACCGTGATAAAAGCGTGGGCGACATCTCAATTTGTACGCTTATCGGCTCATATCGATCAAACCTTCCGTATTTTGGGTTTGCAGCACCAAGAAGTGCACATCTTGATTTCAGCGTTGCTATAATACCTGCCTTTGCCACAGAAACTGTTTGTTGCTCCATAGCCTCATGCAGCGCGGATTGGTCTTTCTTATCCATCTTATCTATCTCATCAACCGCAGCAAGTCCTTTATCAGCCAAAACAAGCGCCCCAGCTTCAAGCGTCCACTTACCATCTCCTAACTCATCCCTCACAGCGGTTGCGGTCAGGCCTGCACTTGTTGTGCTCTTTCCAGATGTGTAAATACCACGGGGAGCAAGTTTAGCGGCATAGCGCAGGAGTTGTGACTTTGCAATTCCTGGATCACCCACCACAAGCGTATGAATATCCCCCCTGATTCTCCCACCATCAGGAAGATCTTTTGCAACCCCAGAGAATAGCTGAAGTGCCATCGCCTCTTTAATGTTCTCGTAACCAAATATAGAAGGTGCTATAGAGGATATTATCTTATCATAGATATCTGGATCGTTTTTTAACTTATTTATCTCCTCTTCATCCTCTTTGGTGATTTTAAGCTCATCAAACTCCTGTTCTTCTCTCTCGATCGATATTCCTTCAAGATAGATCTCAAATACTGGTGATCGCACCCCGGTCTTGCTCCGCCGCTGATATGAGCGCAGAATACCGTTGATGATGATGCGATCCCCTGGCATTACCATACCTGTTATATCCTCCTCAACTTCGATATCAAGCGTCTGCGGCTGCTCACCACCACGTAAATTCTCTGGATACTCCTGTATTCTGATCCTCTGTGCATCGATGTACGCGGACTTATCCTTCAAAAATCTGAATATTTTACCACTGCTCTTGCAGCCCTCATCCTCCGTGCCTTCACCGCAGGTTCTTGGCTCTCGGAATATAAGCCCCTGCTGTATAACTTTATTGACGACGTGACATTTCATACACTCAAAGTGGGCCACCCTTACCTTTGGTCGCACATCTGCAACTGTCCGCACCAGCCCTTCAACTGCTATGAATTTGTTGATGTGTTGCCCCCGTATGCTCCTTATCGGGAGTTTTTTTGGAAGCTTTGTCACCCTGATGTGCGCATCGGGCATTTCCCCACCTGTTGAGAGATCACTCTTTCGAAGCGCCTCCTCTGCTGCGTGCAGGATTTCGGTGGGGTTCTCAATAAGCTCGTATGCAAGTGAGGGATCAAATCGCTCAATATCCTGAAAATTAACATTGAGGCTCATCTCATCGGGATAATAGACAGATAACCTCCGTACATCCTCTTCATAATACTTCCTCAAAAACTCCATCCATCGGTCAATACTCGCATCTTCCATACGGCTGAGTATTGTGTTGACCATATTTGTATTTTGTTTCACCCCCTCCTTTCAGAACCTTTAAGTAGATTCAACAGGTAGTTTCATTTAAATGGTAGTCTCAGAGCGCGTAATACCGGTCAGCATAGAAGACGAGATGAAGCGTTCTTACATTGATTATGCGATGAGCGTCATCATAGGACGGGCGCTACCAGACGTGAGGGATGGCCTGAAGCCGGTTCATCGCAGAATCCTTTATGCAATGTATGATATGGGGCTTACCTCAGATAAGCCATACAGGAAAACTGCCAGGATCGTCGGTGATGTTCTCGGTAAGTACCATCCTCATGGTGATATCGCAGTCTATGATGCACTGGTCAGGATGGTGCAGGATTTTTCGCTCCGCTATCCGCTCATCGATGGACAGGGGAATTTTGGATCGGTTGATGGTGACAGCGCTGCTGCGATGCGATACACGGAGGCACGGCTTGCAAAGATCGCTGAACTGATGCTCGTGGATATCAAGAAAGAGACGGTTGATTTTACACCCAACTTTGATGAAACGCTGCAGGAACCTGTGGTTCTCCCTGCTATGCTTCCAAATTTGCTCATAAACGGATCTTCAGGGATAGCTGTTGGAATGGCGACCAATATGCCACCTCACAACCTCTCAGAAGTTGTTGATGGAATTTTGATGGTTCTCGAGAATCCAGAGGTTACAACAACTGAAATTATGAAGGCAATTCCTGCACCCGACTTTCCCACGGGCGGAATCATAATGGGTGTTGAGGGTGTGAGGAACGCATATGAAACAGGCAGGGGTAGCATCAAAATTCGTGCAAAAGCAGCCATCGAGAATGGAGGAAAGTACGCAAAGATCATCGTCTCAGAGATTCCATATCAGGTGAACAAATCAAGACTGATCGAGAAGATCGCAGGGCTTACCAGGGATAAAACGATCGAAGGAATCAGGGATCTGCGGGATGAGTCAGACAAAAATGGCATGCGCATCATGATCGAGCTTAAGAGTGGTGTAAATCCCAATATCGTCCTCAATCAGCTCTACAAACACACTGAGATGGAGGTAGGATATGGCATCATCAATCTGGCAATCGTTGATGGTGTACCAGAGGTGCTTGGGCTTAAGCAGATCATATCACACTATATCGCACACAGGCGAGAAATTATCAGAAGAAGAACCGAGTTTGACCTGAAAAAAGCAAGGAATCGATTTCACATCGTTGAAGGGTTGTTAATTGCGCTTTCGGATATAGATCGAGTGATAAAGATTATTAAATCATCCGAGAACGCCGAGCGTGCGAGAGTGACGCTACAGGATCTGCTGAAGCTCTCAGAAATTCAGGCAAAAGAAATCCTCAATATGCGACTTCAGCGCCTGACTGCGCTTGAACAACAGAAGCTCGAGGATGAGCATAAAGAGCTGACAAAGCAGATCGAGCATCTTGAGGGTATACTTGCAGATGAGACCAAGATTACTGCGATCATCGGGGACGAACTGCGGGAACTTAAGACAAACTATGGTGATGAACGAAGAACCGAGATAATTCATACCTCAGGCGAGATTGAGATCGAGGACCTGATCGCTGATGAACCGATGATAATAGCGATCACACACGCTGGATATATAAAACGGATGCCCACTGACACATTCAGAAGTCAGGGGCGAGGTGGAAAGGGCGTGATCGGGATGGAGACAAAGGAGGAGGACTTTGTCGAGGATATATTCTCGGCGTCGATGCGCGATTTTCTTCTGTACTTCACAAATCGGGGCCGTGTATTCAGGCTCAAGGTTTATGAGATACCCGCAGGAACCCGCCAGACAAGAGGTAAGCCGATTATAAACCTCCTGAATCTTGATCAGGGTGAACGAGTGGTTGCGATCTCGAGAATAGCAGATTTTGACGAGGAACATTATCTCTTCTTTGCAACCAAATCTGGAATGGTGAAGAAAACAGTGGCATCTGCGTTTGAGAATGTAACAAAAGCTGGAAAGATAGCGATCGGCCTGAAAACAGGTGATGAGGTCGTTGGTGTCAAATCCACAGATGGTAGCTCTGAGATCATACTCGGATCACGGTTTGGCAAGGCGGTAAGGTTCTCAGAATCAGATGTTCGACCCATGGGAAGAACAGCGCGTGGGGTCAGAGGCATCAGGCTTGATGAAGGAGATAGCGTTATAAGCATGGTTATTGTGAACGAGGATGAAACGCTTCTGACAGTGACCACAAATGGATATGGCAAGCGAACCAAATTTGAGGAGTACCCACTTCACAGAAGAGGTGGTAAAGGAGTCATAAACATCATTACGACGAGGCGAAATGGCCTGGTTGCAGGGATCATCGCGGTTAAAGATGATGATGAGATCATGATAACAACACAGAAGGGGCTTGTAATACGCCAGCGTGTCGATAATATCCGGGTGATCGGCAGGAACACCCAGGGAGTGCGGATCATGCGCCTCGGGAATGGTGACGGAGATCAGGTTGTCGGGGTCGCAAGAATTGTAGACTGAAAAAACTACAGCTCAAAGCGTCTTTGCACCCCTGACCATTGCAACCTTACCTGTGCGTGCAACCTCTTTTATACCAAAATCAGATAACAATGTGAGCATCGCCTCGATCTTATCTTCATCCCCTGTGACCTCGATGATCATCGACTCCGGGGCGATATCAACGGTCTTTGCCCTGAATATCTCGACGATCTGAAGTATCTCAGCCCGCTTCTTGGGTGCTGCATCAACTTTGATCAGCACAAGCTCCCGCTCGATCGACTCATACGCCGTGATATCCTTGATCGTTATGACATCAATCAATTTATTGAGCTGTTTTGTTATCTGCTCAAGCTGTCGCTCTCCCCCCTCTCTATCGCTTGTGATAACGATAGTAAGTCGAGAAATATCTGGTTTATCTGTTATCGCCGCATTTATGCTGTCGATGTTAAATCCACGCCTCGTAAAAAGTCCTGTGACACGCGCTGCAACACCTGGTGTGTTCTCAACGAGGACGGTGAGCGTATGTTTCACCATCTCACTCAACCTCCAGTGCCTCTTTTTCACTGGATAAAAGGAGCTTCTCAGAGACTGTTTCAGGCTCGATGATCTCATCGAGTGGTTCACCAGCAGGCACCATTGGAAAGACGTTCTCCTCCCGTGCAATCCTGAAATCGATGACAACCACCTCATCGATCTCAAAGGCTTTCTCAAGTGCTGGAACCACCTCTGCTGGGCTTTTAACCCGCATTCCAACGGCACCAAACGCCTCTGCGAGCTTTACAAAGTCAGTCCTGGATTGAATGTCGGTACAGGAGTAGCGTCTCTCAAAGAAGAGTTCCTGCCACTGGCGAACCATCCCGAGGTACTGATTGTTCAATATCATAACCTTGATCGGTATGTGATTCTCAACCGCTGTTGCAAGTTCCTGACACTTCATCATGAAACTTCCATCCCCTGCAATATCGATCACCAGTCGATCTGGCAACCCGGCCTTTGCACCGATTGCAGCAGGCAAACCGTATCCCATCGTCCCAAGCCCGCCTGACGTGAGGAGGGTTCGGGGTTTGGTATATCTGAAGTACTGTGCTGCCCACATCTGGTTCTGTCCAACCTCTGTGACAATGATGGCATCAGGGGCAAGTTCATTGATCTTCTCGATGATAAACTGTGGCTTAAGTCCATCATCAGGATTGTACCTGAGCGGATATTTTATCTTCCAACGCTGAACCAGATCTAACCATTCGCTGGTGTGGGGTTTAACCTTTTTAAGCCGATCGATCAACGCCCGCAGGATATTTTTTGCATCACCCACAATCGGAACGTCTGGTATCACAATCTTTCCGATCTCAGCAGGGTCTATATCGATGTGTATGACCTTTGCATTTTTTGCAAACTGTGAAGGATCTGTCGCAACACGATCATCAAACCGCACCCCCACCGCGATGATAAGGTCTGCACCACAGATTGCATAGTTTGCATACTTTGTACCGTGCATCCCAACCATCCCAAGCGCAAGGGGATGATCCACCGGAAATGCACCAATTCCAAGCAGTGTGGTTGTAACAGGTATCTTCATAAGCTCTGCAAGCTCCACAAGCTCTTCTGAAGCACCTGATGCAATAATTCCGCCTCCAGCATAGAGAATTGGTTTCTTTGAATTTGCAATTAGTTCTGCTGCTTTTTTAATCTGGCGTGCATGTCCTTTTATCGTGGGTTTGTATCCTCGAAGTTTCACAGCCCGCGTGAAGAGTCGCTCGTCGAGTTCAAACTCCTCGACCTGAACATCTTTTGGAAGATCGATCAGCACAGGTCCTTTTCTACCAGTGGATGCGATATAGAATGCTTCTCTGATCACGCGAGGGATCTCTACCGCGCTTTTAATTAAGTACGAATGCTTTGTGATTGGGAGAGTGATCCCTCTGATATCGATCTCCTGAAATGCGTCGTTCCCGATTGATGTTGTCAGCACCTGCCCTGTGATAGCAACAACCGGGATTGAATCCATGTATGCGTTTGCGATACCTGTCACAAGGTTCGTGGCTCCCGGTCCTGATGTTGCGATACAGACACCTACGCGTCCTGTTGCCCTTGCATAACCATCTGCGGCATGGGCCGCTCCCTGTTCATGCCTGACAAGAATGTGGCGTATATTGGAGTTGTATATCGCATCATAGAGTGGCAGGACTGCTCCTCCAGGGTATCCGAATACAATCTCCACTCCCTCGATCTCAAGACCTTTCAGGATTGCTTCAGAACCTGTTATCGTTGAACTCAAACAAACGCCTCCACTCTTTTTATTCATAGCTTCATTAAATATTTTTTGCAATGAAAATACTTTATATTATATCCCTCTAATATATCTTTGAGAGAGGATGAGCGGCTGTCGGTAGGCTCATGTTTTTGAGCTGGCTGAGGAAAGTCCCCCCACCACCTGGATGCACGAACACCAGAAGGTGTAGGGCGAGAGTCCTGGCACTGGCACAGAAACGATACGACATCGGGTCAATGCAATGATGCAGAAATGCTGAGGTCGCCCGAATGTTGATGAAACGGCGAATCCTCGTGGGTGCAAGCCAATCTGGGTAGATGATGAGTCCAGCAGATACCCAAGTAGTGCGCATAGACAGATGCCGCTTAAAACAGAAGGGGGCTTACTATCCTCACTCATACCAATCAATGAAAGAACCTTTATATACCTCCAGTGCTTATTCAAATCTTGAAGGGTGAGTGATATCGTCAATCTTAGGAGAGATGTCGTGTGAAGATATTTTTAATCGGTTTTGGACAGGGCGGAGGAAAGATCGTTGATCTCTTCCTTGAATATGACAAAAAGTCCCGTCACAATTGCATTATTCGTGCAATCGCAATCAATACTGCTAAATCAGACCTTCTCGGATTGAATACTATCCCGATGGAAGATCGGATACTCATTGGCGAATCTGCTGTCAATGTTAAAGGACATGGTGTTGGAGCAGATAACGAGATGGGTGCAAGGGTCGCGGCAGAGGAGATTTACACAATCCAGAGTGCTATAGATCGAAGGGGGACACATGAAGTTGATGCATTTCTAATTGTTGCAGGTCTTGGAGGAGGAACAGGGTCTGGAGGGGCACCTGTACTTGCAAGGCGATTGAAGAAACTGTACAGCGAGCCTGTATATGGTCTTGGAGTACTTCCTGCCAAGGATGAGGGGGGGCTTTACTCACTGAACGCTGCAAGGAGCCTGATGACCTTTGTAAAGGAGGTTGACAACCTTTTCATCTTTGATAACGATCCGTGGAAAAAGGAAGGATCAAACCTCGAGGATGCATATGCATTCATGAATGAGGAGATCGTGAGACGGTTTGGGATACTCTTTGGGGCAGGTGAGTCCGAGGACGTTGGGCAGGTTGTTGTAGATTCCTCAGAGATAATCAATACACTGAGGGGTGGCGGAATATCAACGGTCGGTTACGCTGTCGAAGAAGTGGGAAATACTTCCAGTAAAGGTTTGTTTAAACGTTTAAAGAAGGAGAAAAGCTCACTCGATTCGCTTGATACGACTACAAAGATTACGTCACTCACAAGAAGAGCTGTTATGGGTAGACTTACACTCCCGTGTGATATCACAAGTGCTGAGCGGGCTTTGCTTGTGATAGCAGGTCCACACGATGCACTGAACAAAAAAGGCATCGAGAAGTCAAAACTCTGGATCGAAGAGATGATACACGGGACTGAAGTGCGTGGCGGTGACTATCCTGTTCCCAGGAGTAACTATGTTGCAGCAGTGGCTGTATTCTCGGGCGTTACAGATGTTCCACGAATAAAACAACTTCAGGAGATGGCTACAGAAGCACAGAAGAACATCCAGGAGTTTGATGAGACAAAGAACGAGAAGCACAAGTCGCTCTGGCATGATGATTTAAAGCCGTTATTCTGATGGAAGGGGATATGGATGAATATAGATAAGATAAGCAGAGGAGTATTGAGTTTGATCATCGTCTCGGTCATGATTGCACCAGCACTCGCACTCGAAGATCCTTACCCTCAGTCAAGGTTTGTCGATGTCTCATACGAGATGAGACCAGAGGGTGTGATCCAGTTCGGGGAGAATGTCTGGGCAACGATCACGCTCACAAACTTCAGCAAGGAGATTAATGAATCAAAATTCTTCTGCTACTCGGAGCTTGACGCACCACAGTGGAGTGTTACCGTGGATGGGGTGCCTGTTGCGTATAATGAGGGAGAACCACTTTTAATTAACCACTCAGCAGAGACTGTGGTGATAGGACTTACAGGAAAAGCACCAAATATCGAGTTTCAAAAAGAGATCCTGATCGCAAGGATAGATGAGAACACAACGACAAACGACTATACGGTTCTGGTTGAGAAACGAATAGTCACAAGCAGCGAGATACAAAAGGTTGTAAACGTCATCGATGAGTCGAAAAAAGCGATCGAACGCGCAAAGCAGGCAATCCAGAACTCAACGATGGATACATCGGATGCAGAGGACGATCTGAAGATGGCAGAACGATACTTAGCCGATGCAAATGATTACTATCCAGAAGACCTCAATGCATCGATTGATGCCGCTCATAACGCCACATACTATGCCAACATGGCGTATGAGAAGGTGGAAAAACTTGAATCAGGTGCACGCACAAAAAAATACGTGATCTATGGTGTTCTTGCACTGATCATCATCGCGGTTCTCGTGATACTCTACCAGCGGTCAAAATGGGATAAACTCGGGAGATAACGCCCCGACCCTCCTATCACGGCTCCTGCCTCATACACAACCTCACCCCTCACAAGCGTCATCTGCGGGAATATCCCGATCATACCCTCATACGGTGTCCATCTGCATTTACTGTGGAGTTCATCTCCTCGTATAACTTTCTCCTCCTGCATATCAACC of the Candidatus Syntrophoarchaeum caldarius genome contains:
- a CDS encoding acetolactate synthase produces the protein MNKKSGGVCLSSTITGSEAILKGLEIEGVEIVFGYPGGAVLPLYDAIYNSNIRHILVRHEQGAAHAADGYARATGRVGVCIATSGPGATNLVTGIANAYMDSIPVVAITGQVLTTSIGNDAFQEIDIRGITLPITKHSYLIKSAVEIPRVIREAFYIASTGRKGPVLIDLPKDVQVEEFELDERLFTRAVKLRGYKPTIKGHARQIKKAAELIANSKKPILYAGGGIIASGASEELVELAELMKIPVTTTLLGIGAFPVDHPLALGMVGMHGTKYANYAICGADLIIAVGVRFDDRVATDPSQFAKNAKVIHIDIDPAEIGKIVIPDVPIVGDAKNILRALIDRLKKVKPHTSEWLDLVQRWKIKYPLRYNPDDGLKPQFIIEKINELAPDAIIVTEVGQNQMWAAQYFRYTKPRTLLTSGGLGTMGYGLPAAIGAKAGLPDRLVIDIAGDGSFMMKCQELATAVENHIPIKVMILNNQYLGMVRQWQELFFERRYSCTDIQSRTDFVKLAEAFGAVGMRVKSPAEVVPALEKAFEIDEVVVIDFRIAREENVFPMVPAGEPLDEIIEPETVSEKLLLSSEKEALEVE
- a CDS encoding replicative DNA helicase Mcm, which codes for MEDASIDRWMEFLRKYYEEDVRRLSVYYPDEMSLNVNFQDIERFDPSLAYELIENPTEILHAAEEALRKSDLSTGGEMPDAHIRVTKLPKKLPIRSIRGQHINKFIAVEGLVRTVADVRPKVRVAHFECMKCHVVNKVIQQGLIFREPRTCGEGTEDEGCKSSGKIFRFLKDKSAYIDAQRIRIQEYPENLRGGEQPQTLDIEVEEDITGMVMPGDRIIINGILRSYQRRSKTGVRSPVFEIYLEGISIEREEQEFDELKITKEDEEEINKLKNDPDIYDKIISSIAPSIFGYENIKEAMALQLFSGVAKDLPDGGRIRGDIHTLVVGDPGIAKSQLLRYAAKLAPRGIYTSGKSTTSAGLTATAVRDELGDGKWTLEAGALVLADKGLAAVDEIDKMDKKDQSALHEAMEQQTVSVAKAGIIATLKSRCALLGAANPKYGRFDRYEPISVQIEMSPTLLSRFDLIFTLTDDPDEVLDTKIAEHILKSHHAGELKARGVDSEDDLANVPQISPDLLRKYIAYARRNIFPVMTTEAQEKFKQFYVDLRSQGIGSDAPVPVTARQLEALVRLGEACARMRLSEEVTEEDASRIIKVVKDSLLQVGVDPETGRLDADWIAVGTTKTRRDRAKIIRDIVRGLIKEHGGDACPIEEVYERAESSGIERQRAEEIVEGLLRDGTFFSPKHGMIGLP
- a CDS encoding DNA gyrase subunit A — encoded protein: MVVSERVIPVSIEDEMKRSYIDYAMSVIIGRALPDVRDGLKPVHRRILYAMYDMGLTSDKPYRKTARIVGDVLGKYHPHGDIAVYDALVRMVQDFSLRYPLIDGQGNFGSVDGDSAAAMRYTEARLAKIAELMLVDIKKETVDFTPNFDETLQEPVVLPAMLPNLLINGSSGIAVGMATNMPPHNLSEVVDGILMVLENPEVTTTEIMKAIPAPDFPTGGIIMGVEGVRNAYETGRGSIKIRAKAAIENGGKYAKIIVSEIPYQVNKSRLIEKIAGLTRDKTIEGIRDLRDESDKNGMRIMIELKSGVNPNIVLNQLYKHTEMEVGYGIINLAIVDGVPEVLGLKQIISHYIAHRREIIRRRTEFDLKKARNRFHIVEGLLIALSDIDRVIKIIKSSENAERARVTLQDLLKLSEIQAKEILNMRLQRLTALEQQKLEDEHKELTKQIEHLEGILADETKITAIIGDELRELKTNYGDERRTEIIHTSGEIEIEDLIADEPMIIAITHAGYIKRMPTDTFRSQGRGGKGVIGMETKEEDFVEDIFSASMRDFLLYFTNRGRVFRLKVYEIPAGTRQTRGKPIINLLNLDQGERVVAISRIADFDEEHYLFFATKSGMVKKTVASAFENVTKAGKIAIGLKTGDEVVGVKSTDGSSEIILGSRFGKAVRFSESDVRPMGRTARGVRGIRLDEGDSVISMVIVNEDETLLTVTTNGYGKRTKFEEYPLHRRGGKGVINIITTRRNGLVAGIIAVKDDDEIMITTQKGLVIRQRVDNIRVIGRNTQGVRIMRLGNGDGDQVVGVARIVD
- a CDS encoding Acetolactate synthase small subunit translates to MVKHTLTVLVENTPGVAARVTGLFTRRGFNIDSINAAITDKPDISRLTIVITSDREGGERQLEQITKQLNKLIDVITIKDITAYESIERELVLIKVDAAPKKRAEILQIVEIFRAKTVDIAPESMIIEVTGDEDKIEAMLTLLSDFGIKEVARTGKVAMVRGAKTL
- a CDS encoding cell division protein FtsZ; translated protein: MKIFLIGFGQGGGKIVDLFLEYDKKSRHNCIIRAIAINTAKSDLLGLNTIPMEDRILIGESAVNVKGHGVGADNEMGARVAAEEIYTIQSAIDRRGTHEVDAFLIVAGLGGGTGSGGAPVLARRLKKLYSEPVYGLGVLPAKDEGGLYSLNAARSLMTFVKEVDNLFIFDNDPWKKEGSNLEDAYAFMNEEIVRRFGILFGAGESEDVGQVVVDSSEIINTLRGGGISTVGYAVEEVGNTSSKGLFKRLKKEKSSLDSLDTTTKITSLTRRAVMGRLTLPCDITSAERALLVIAGPHDALNKKGIEKSKLWIEEMIHGTEVRGGDYPVPRSNYVAAVAVFSGVTDVPRIKQLQEMATEAQKNIQEFDETKNEKHKSLWHDDLKPLF